In Hypomesus transpacificus isolate Combined female unplaced genomic scaffold, fHypTra1 scaffold_170, whole genome shotgun sequence, the genomic stretch TCAACCCCCCTTGCATCACTTTATTCCCATTGAGAGAGTCGGAGAGGAAAGCATTTACAAAGAGTGTGCGTAGCACAAGCGAATATGGAGAATGATTGACACCCAATTCCTAAACTCAATCCCCAAATGTACCCTCATCCtgtgagaaaaggagagagagggagagaggaaggatacttgtaaatgtaaaagggaaagaaagagataatttggagaaaaaaaaaggaattgagacgagaggaggaagtgaggaaagGGTGTTTTTAAGGTTGGCGGGCtgagctctctccctccttctttcagaATGcctctcagccaattgagccctTTTAACCTAGAGAGTGGGCGGGTCCTGTAGAGGCTCCGCCCCTAGTGTTAACCAATAGTAATAATCATGTTACGGATGTtgtggatgatgaggatgatgctgttgctaataataataataataatggctATGACAATAATGACATAGCAAAAATAACAAAGCTGTTCTTTATAACACATACTGAGTTTGGaaatagataaaaaaaaatcaacactGTAGGAGATACAAATACTTATAACAATATGTTTCAGTCAACTACCTTTaccatttgtttttgttgtctgtTTATGTTTATTATTTCGATTATCATCATTTTTACTAATCcagagagggggaaggcatTTATTGGTCGTTGGTCACATGATCGCCATGGTAAAGACCAATAATTGGTTTCAGAGTGGCTTCGTCCTCCTAGCTGTTGCCGAAAGtgttaataggtgcgttcgacttcatgctgcgccggcgtcgcctgcagctgcttgcagcccggctgacttgaagcagccaatggcattctcagcttcaaggcagccgactGTCGGCACCGCCGCTGCATGAAATCTAACGCACCTAttgtcttccatctctccccgtCCAAGGGACTAATATTGTGTTCCCAATAGGGGCCAGGGGTGGGTGGGGCAGGGGTGTGGCCAGTGTAGGGTATGGtaaggttgtgggtgtggccagTGTAGGGTATGGtaaggttgtgggtgtggccagTGTAGGGTATGGtaaggttgtgggtgtggccagTGTAGGGTATGGTAAGGTCGTGGGTGTGGCCAGTGTAGGGTGTGGtaaggttgtgggtgtggccagTGTAGGGTATGGtaaggttgtgggtgtggccagGACTTGGCAGGGAATGGGGTTTGGTTTTTTTGACTGTGTATTATGCATGCCTGATATCTGCCCATGTGAATATAGACTGGACTTATTTTTTTTGTACATTGACaatttgcatttgtgtgtatgtgtgtgtgttgaagctgATGGTTAAAGGTCCGAAGCAAAAATAATAAGAGTGGCATTACTATCTCCGACTAGTCATAAGAAAACACAAGTGCTTCCAATACTGCAGGCCATCCCAAAGCCTCTCCACAGATGTACGCAAATTACATGCTAGTAAGCGTTTAAAGATCATTAGTTTGCTAAGGTGGATGTTtgcaatacacaattcagcctgtAGGGGGAGGCAGAATATGTGGTCTGGTCCACATCCACTGGAACATGTCTTAGTCTTTATCTAGCTGAAAAGGAGCAAGCTTAACACCAAGCTTACTGTGGTGGTCTTTACATAGATGTGTACCACAAGCTTTGTGTACCTAACTTAAATGATTGACAGCTTTAACCGCCAATAGCGTATCATCCTGTTGGACACACAGCCATCGATTAGTGAGGGTATGCTGTAACAAAGGTTAGTGTGTGGCTTCTTTGCTTTAGTCaatacacttgtgtgtgtgtgtatgtgtatgtgcatatatGATTGATAGCTCTCATAGCCTTACAAGCACAAAAGACACCAAAATGTCAATCTTATCCCTTGAACCTAAAGATGAAGTGACCCCTCAGTCACGTCGCCCCCCCACAgcagtgacctttgacctttgtgTCTTTTTATCCGACCTGACAATGAACCAGCCCGTCCACTGCCAAACAGGAAGCAGCCGCTGCACATCCAGAGGCCTAAACGACTCTCCACCACAAGCCAAAACATGCATCCTGACGACCCACTTCCTTTTCTAGTGTGCTTCTTAAACCTCAGCACACTTGGTAGCACATAGTTACTGACTGCCAATCGAGACTGTCCGAGTCATCTCTCCTTGCACAAGTGAAACTGATTCATAGTATGAAAACGAGGCTTTTCTAATATGAAATACAAGTCTAATGAACACCGTCAGATTCAAGCACATACCCAAGCTTCCCACTGCCTTGTTGGAATCCCCGTAGAACTGACCACGTTCCCAAGAAGCCAGCTAGAACACCCCCGAGAGagctgtgtgcatgtgacaacagtgtgtgtgtgtgtgtgtgtgtgtgtgagaacacagTGTGTGAGAACATAAGACATTGTGCTTTTTAAAAGTAGTTTTGAAGCTTATTAGTGGTGAAGCTTTCTTTCCCACCAATGACACTCCTGTCCCTAAACCTCCTTTTACAGCACAGGTTTGGTacgaggaggaagatgatgatgatgatgatgatgatgatgatgagaaagaggaggatgaaagtAGGTTAGCTTATGAAGATGATGACAAAGGCAGGTGATGAAGAACGTGTGAACGAGATGGTTAGCCTCCCTCTGAGTTTGCATTGAgaatcagccaatcagaatcgggCAGGCGTCTACCAAATAAGGGGAAATGGGTGGAGCCTAACAGCTTACCAAATAAGGGAAAAGGGGGGTGGTGCTTTGCGTTTGAGAAACGGGCAGAGATGTGTGAATGTACGTGCTTGTCCGCAAAATTTCTTTGACTTATTTTTACTTCAGTcatattcttttctttttatcaccctagttttttttttgtctctgtgAAGTGTTAGTCTACCGTCCCAGTTTGCTCTTCAACCTTAGACAACCGTGTGACCGTTATTGTGTAACTTTTTTAGCTTTTAGCTCTGAAAAGGAAAAATAATAACTTGATTAATCCTAAAATGTTAAATATAACGGAATACAATGACATTTACATGTGTGGCTAATTTCTCTGTGTAAGAAATGAACaacctaaaaaaaaaatgtaagtaTTAATAAAATGTTGAGAAGAAAATGTGTTATTTTGTGTAAGTTTCTGCCTCGAACATGTTGCAGACCTTAAGTTCTGGAGTAAGATGACACATCAcctccaatattcaaatctgttcaaaatgtcccccccaatatattcaTATACAATATAAATGTTCTACACTATGACAGGCAACCACACACGCTGTCTGAAATTATAATTAAAACATGTAATCATATTCATAACTAAACGTAGAAGGTTTTCAGAGGGGGGCCCTCAGACTCCCCAGCAGATTtcatcccccccaatgttgtctccatggctacggccttggtcTAAAGTTCTACTTCGCTGTGAAAAGTGATCCGGATGATGTATCCGTCTTGAAGTGACATTCTTCTATTTCATGTGAAGAACTGGAAGGAGAGATGGCAAGTTTACATGATAAGAGTGGCAACATGCACAAGACAAACATATTTAGGTGGTCTTTATTCTTAAATTAAGGAGCAATACCAACAAATTGTTTTTTCCAAATCTTCATGAAAACAACATTCTGCAAATTAAAAAAATCAGAGATAAAACAAATGTCTGAAATGAGATGAGCGTCCCAGGGTTGTGGTCTTCGGCACGTTGAGATAGATGTGCTTTGTTAAGTGAttaatgaaaatgtatcaaGTGTACATCCATGTACAATTGCGTCCTTACAAATGGTAtagaatataaaatacaaatcacAGTAGTACAAtaataacatgtttttaaaaaagATGATAAAGATCACGCACAAATGTCACATGCGTACATTTCAGGGTGTAGACAGCGGTATATGCATGCACGGGTTTCACACATTTCAAGCATTGGGTACTGCAAGTTCCTGTTTATAATAAAGCAAAACTGTACAACATAGAACTCTCTGAAGAACCCTTTGGTTCTAATCTTTAACTTCATCTCCATCTCACCATCTCAAATATTTTTACTTgtaatgtttttctttcatatCAAAAGGTATCAAATGAATCTTACATATACTTGTGATACTACCCGTGTCACATTTCACTTCATCATTCCTCAGTTTGGCATGTGATCTCGGATCATCCATAACAATTAACGTCTACATTTTATCAAATGCCCTCCTCAGTTCTCTAAGCTCACTGACAGCTTTTTTGTAACTACTGGCTGTGACTACAATGGACTTCatgaacatttttatttcagtgTTAGTTTGAAGGATCAAGCTAACACTACTGTTAGCTTGACGTCGTAACGCTGAACAAATATTGTGAATTGAACTGGAAGACTTTTTTGATAACCTGTCTACGTTCGCGAGAATGCCCTTATCATCGACACTATTGACCAGCCAGAGTGTTCCACTTGTACCAGCCCTTAAGAGTTTGAGTTTGTCAACCTTGTTTAACAAATCTTTTAACCTTTTTAATTCAACAAGACCTTGTTTGATCACTTTAACTTTCTTCTGAATTGGTTCAATCAAGGTTTGAAATGTAGCCACAAGTTTCTCAATGCTTGCTTTGACTTCCGACCTGTGTGTGGTACTTTTCTTTTGAAAGATGGCACCAACGACTCCACCAGTTACTCCCACTACTATCCCCACTCCAGTCACAATCAGAGATCCGCCTAAAGTAGCAGGAGAAAAGGCCATGGCTAACCCTGTTAAAGCTGTGATCCCTCCTACTTTGCCTGTAACTCTGCCACGCTGACTCCTAGCGGTGTTGCTGCAGTGGACATCTTGAAAGTCATCTGCTGTTTTGAGAAGCTGATCTGCAATAGTTTGTAGTTTGTTGATCCTTTCATCTACTAGGTTTTTGAATTGCTCAATGCTTTTTTGAAATCCATCTGTTGAGACTGAAGAGAGAAGGTGGAGTCAGCGTGACAATGATCTTGGCCGTGTtttccagattcgttaagaagctcttaacgaatctgggaaacccggcccttatcTGTTATTTATTAGGTTGGAAAGAGAAGTAATGGTTAATAACTTAATGTTGAAGATGGAATAAACAGTTAAACATTAATACATTTAATCATTCTTAAactttaatcaaatcaaataataTTTACTTTAATGCtgggaaaataaatattgaatgaGCTTGAAACTTGCTGATAACTGGAAATAATCGTAATGTTTCTATCTATACTCTGATAAGATGCATTCTGGAAAGGGCAAATGtcaaataaaaaggaaaaaggTCAAAAGAAGGTCAAATAAAGAGTCAAGTGTAATCTCATCTGTGCTCTGCTGTTAACCAAAGTTTCCCAGGTGGGACAATAAAGAACAGAACCATAATACTCACAGTCTGCTGGCATGTCTCCTAGAGACAGTTGGATGTCTTCACAACACACCTCATGAACAGTAAACTGACAGAGGACACAGACATGGAAACAGGTGAGACATATGGTTCAACTATGTTTCACAACTGAAAAAGGTGTAGAAAGGTTTGTGACAAATTTCAGATTAATTAAAAGTATACAGAACATCATCTACCACTATGACgccaaatgtattgttttttaaAAGATTTATAAGGACACATTTCTTCAGAAGTTATTAAACATTGTAGGTTACAGCATTTTCTGTATCCATTTCTCATTAGACTATATAATGACTATTATTGGCCAACGTTGAACATATTgacagtaggcctactggcaTTTTCTTTCCGAACTTAACCTGTCAGTGTAATGAGAGATACAACCTAATCATGCCAGTCTTGATTTACTCTGGTAGCATACAGTTACTCTTATTATGAATTTGAGTCCTTAATGATTAATCGATTATTGATTGTTAACGTGTTACCTGTTAACTTTCAGTTAAAGAAAATGCAAAAAATGTGCAACCCTACCCTGTCAACCATGTCTCTGAATGCCGTGTTGACTCGGAGCTCAGGTCTCCTGATGAAGGTCTCCATGCATAATGGACACTGGTAAACAGTGTTGACGTTCCAGTAGTCATTGATGCAGGCCTGGCAGAAGTTGTGACCGCAGGAGGTGGACACAGGGTCGATGAAGACCTCCAGACAGATGGAGCACTGGAACTGCTCCTTCGAGACtcgcagggtggaggaggccaTTGCCGCTGActaacacaaccacaacacaagatggggtcaggtggctgagcggtgagggagtcgggctattaatcagaaggttgccgattcgattcccggccgtgtcaaatgacgttgtgtccttggccaaggcacttcaccctacttgccttggggagaatttccctgtactcactgtaagtcgctctggataaaagcatctactaaaagtaaatgtaagtgtgtcctgaaaatgtttacatttcttCATCTGGCTGTGCTGACTAGGCTGGAACTGGAGGAAAGGCTTGAGCCAGACATAAAGATTGAGGTATATATACCTCCAGTCAAATATACACTTGATTAAGTTCTCTTAGTAAGTCATGGGTCCAAAATGCAATCCAATAGTGAGCATCTTGTTATGAGTGAGAGGATTGAGTAGAGGTACCTGGACCGACACTTTGGAAGGGGCAGAGGATAGGGTATGCTCCTCATGCAGATGGTCCTGGAACTACAAGTTGCTGAAagcagaagaggaaacagaaaggatttgtttatCCCATTCACTttctagtgtgataatacatgacaatTTCAAATCATAAAACTGATCCATTAGCTTACTGATGTATTGTATTTAACACCggagtttttcttttttaattattatctaCCACAAATGTGCAATTCCCCAATTCTCAAATTCATTTCGGCTGTTTAGATGCACAAAGATTTTTTCCTGATGAAAAAATTATCCAAAAACTCGTACCCCAACATTGGTCACTTGAGAAATTATCCAAAGAATCGTAGCTATCCGAAGACATCGTAATGAATGAATCATAGGACCTCTACCCGTAACAGTTCCGATGCgaggccacgagaaaatgaacgaatgactctgAGACCACTCCAccaatcgttcacgaacgacataTCAGTATAAAAAAGTACAATGGTTGGTACCCGCCTTACCTTGTGTTCTTCAACAGGACTGATCCTGATTGGAGAATAGACCCACCCATGAGTAGTTTTCTAACTCTATGGTAGTTTTGCTAATCGTCTTGTTTCTTGCCGTGGATAAAACGGAAAGCCCTACACCGAGTGTAAAAGCTAAAAGGAACGAAGGGTAAATTATAAACGTACGAACACACTTTCGAAAACACTAACAAAGGTACAGCACTCTCTTCCGGAACTCAAAAACAGAAGGTCGTGGACAACACAAACAACTCGCCAGGAGTGTTGAGGAGTGGACTAATCAGGAGGCTTCTGTGAAATTTAGTGAGAGACAAAAGACGGGGAGAAATCTCAAAACGAAACTGAAGGCAAAGCGACGACATGTGGGACATACTAgactaaaatacaaaatacagacTACCCCCTTTTCCGTTTTAGTTGAAGGctatttaaacaaacaaaaaataaaacgaTAAATATGTCATTATTCAATCATGCGCCTATTCTATATACAGGTGGAGAATTACGCCATCTATGTAAACATTTCAGTATCATACTGTAGTAGcctccatataggcctagggCCGAGGCTAAATGTGTAAGTACATATGTTTGGTAGATTCCAATTGAATCACCAGTTCGAAAATACTTTTCATCCATAGCATAAATAATACACTACTTTTTTAGGGTCATGTTtatgatgataatgataatgTATTCATGTAGTAGACGCTATCATCCAAAGCAATGTAAAGCACTGGGGGGGTGGGAACCTGCTGCATATGAGCGAAGCCTAGTTCAGACATGACACTCGGGCAGCGCGCTTCATTACACTCATTAACTACACCTGTTAGCTTGCTTCATTCCATTGGCCTACGTCAGGccgcacggatacgcacaccCAGAGCCGGCCAAGTCATAAGCGTCTGCTAAGGGCCCCcttggccaccagagggccccacTCACACCcggttgttgtgttattgtgctgctgccaccctccatcATCCCCATTTCCCCCCTGTTGTCAGTATGTACTATCCACCAGGGGGGATTATTACGACATTTTCTCCCTGACTCATATTCTATGTATGTTGCTTGCTAATGCTAGAGGCAGGAAGTGCTTCCCGAGATACATCCACtctgccaaagtcaaacctatttccatgtcTATGGTTATCAGTATGCTCAAATCTTATACGTAAGTGTCTGCTTTTGTTTTAAATAACACCATGTGGTGCTGAAATTGGATGATGGGTGTAACCTTATTGTGATGTGCTGAAACGTCTGTTTGTGTGGGCATTCTGCTGTTTGTGATGCTCAGGTGTTACAACATTTGACTGCATGTCTAGAGGTTGGCAAGAAGTtggcaaaataaatacattacctTGTAAATCGCTgcggataaaagtgtctgctgatTTAGTACACTCAATAGAATTTTCGCTTTCTCAAAAGCAGAATATATTGTGCTTGTTCATTTATGTTTATAATGATTatccaaataaaaaaacatgctcAAAACTATATAATCATACCCTATGAATAAAGGgggagggtatagctcagtggttagagcaacTTGACTGCAGATGAACTTTAGTCAAGGTATTGGCTAGAGAGACTGttattctgtctctgtgtctctatcgGATTTGATTGCAGCAAACTAAAGAGAAGAATGAGCCAGGGTTGTGCGTGCCTTGGGCACATAAGATGGATGTGCTTTAAGTGATTCATGAAAATGTATCAAGCTTATATTCCTAAATTACATGTAACAttatgtaagtaagtaagtaagtaagtaagactttatttatatagcacatttcatacaaaaatGGGcattacataaaatcaacaaaaaacaATACTACAACTGATACAAGTagtagatctaaaacatataacaaacctgactagccgcactctatctgcggtctctcgaatccgtcttaaatccgagctgcacttgccgTTTCCACACAATGTCGTCGCTTTGTCTTCAGTttcgttttttgttttctcCCAGTCTTTTGTCTCACTCAATTTATAAAACAATTTTATAGTCAACCAATTAACAGTCAAACACAAACTTACTAAGTTAGTGAATCTGCATGCATGGGTTACATTTCATTTTCTGTTTACAAGAAAGCAAAACTGTACAACACGTCACTCCTCAGTTTGACATAGGACCTTGGATCATCCATAACAACAAACATCTACATATCAAATGCCCTCCCCAGTTCTCTGAGCTCATTGACAGCTTGCTGGCAGCTACTGGCTGTGTCTTCAATGGACTTAATGAACTTCAATGTTTCAGTTTTAGCGTGACGTCTTCGCTCTCTACTCATCTCATGGAGCTCCCTGGCATCTGCCCAGATGAAGGCTATGTCTACAATTGCCAGAAGACCAGACAGTACTACTGAAAAGCGTAATGCTGAACGGAGAGAAATGGTAGACAGTTTTGATAACCTGATTATGTTTCCAAGCAATGCTCCACTTAACCCAGCAATTTTCCAGCCTTGATCTTTGTGTTTTAAAGCACGAAGATCACTTTCGATCACTTTAAGGTTCTCCTCAATTGGTTCCATCAACATTTGAAATTCAGCCAAAAGTTTCTCAATGCTTTCTTTGACTTCAGACCTGTTTATGTTACCTTTGATATTGGAGACAGCTCCAACGACTCCACCAGATACTCCTAAACCTATCCCCACTCCAGTCACTATCAGAGATGCGCCTAAGGTGAAAGGAGCCAAGATTAGACCCACTGTAGCTGTGATCCCTCCTGCTGCTCCAATAACATTGCCACTCAGGCTGCCAATGGTGTTATTGTGGTGAACATCGTGAAATTCCTCTGCTGATTTGAGAAGCTGATCTGTGATATTTTGCAGTCTGTTGATCCTCTCATGAACTAGGTATTTGAACTGTCCAATCCTTTCTTGAAGTCTCTCTGCTGAGACTGAAGAGAACACAGTGTTAGCATGACAATTATGCGATCAGTTATGAATAATTAGGTTGGAAAGACAAGTAAGGGTTAATAACTTAATGTTGAAGATAGGAAAAAACTGTTAAACCTTAATAAATGAAATAATTATAATACTTTAGACAAATGAACACTGGCAGATAACTGGAAATAATTTAAATGTTTGCATCTATTATCTAATAAGACTGTCAAATTAATGTCAAATGAAGCATCCAAGTGTAACCTTATCTGTGCTCTGCTGCTAACCCAATGTGTTCCCAATGGAACAATAAAGAACTGAACCATAATACTCACAATCAGGGGGAAATTCCATGCTGTTCCTTCGGATCCTTCCCGCCATTTCTCCCAGGGACAGTTGGATGTTTTCACAACACACCTCATGAACAGTAAACTGACAGGGGCTTCAACTGTGTTTCACAACTCATATTTGTTGTGACAAAATGTTGTGACTAATTCCTGATTAATGTAAATTATATTGATCAGCTACCAACACATTTCACACCAAATGAAGACACTTAATTCTTCAGAAGTTGTCAAACATTGTACTGCATATTCTGAACACATTTTTCCCAGCATACTATCATTTCCATTCACTTAGTCTATCTGTTATTAGAAATTATTGAACAACATATTGACAGAACTGAACATTTAATTCCAAACTGAACCTTTTAGTTTACTGAGATAACCTAACCATGCCTTGCAATGCTCTGGCTAGGTTTAGGTAGCATTCAGTTGATGGTCTCAGTAAATCATGGGTCCAGAGTGTGATCCATTAGTGAGCATCTTGTTATGCGTGAGAGGAATGAGGAGAGTTACCTGTCAGCAACAGAACTTTGTCGTCTCCGTGGAGCAGAAGGGGCAGAGGACAGGGTTTGATACACTTGCAGATGGTCCTGGGACTACAAGTTGCTGAAAAACAGATTGTATTTCTGTTTTGTTACAGTATTTGTGTTCCTGACATAAGTAGTTGTACTTTTCCTGTTTTGACCAACAACTCAGATTTGATGAAATAGGCCTACATCTAACAATGTATTCTACACAGAAAGAATGGGTCTCTCAAAAATGTAGGTATTTCATTTAGAAGAAAATAATTCACCTGTGTACCACTGTATTTTCTGAGATAAATTAACATTTATTATTCTACATGATGGGAAATTGACCGACAGAAATTACCCTGACCCTGGACTCCAGGGGCAGGAACTGCCAAATTATCATATCCATGTGAATGGGAATTTATCGTATCAGAGATAGATTTTATAAACCCATAAAATCCTGTCTGTGCCATCTTGTTAACTTTTAACAGATCTCTGTAAATTGGCTGTGTTTTACAGTTTAAAAAGACAAACAATTGAAGTTGATTCTATCCACCTTATTCCTAGCTCCCATGATCCATTTCCTGGATTATGGGCACAATTTCCGGAGCCGGCGATTGTCATGGTTAATAtgggctagtggtacgtgacagcgcctccactggtacatgacagttactttTCTGTTAatagtggtacgcaagtgtctcgtggcagttgcaCAAGAGttcaaactgactccagatcagcatatacacacatagacatggggcacgcacacacacacacacacactgtgcgtgtgcacacgtgcctaatgctctcagtctcctgagaaaacctcctgaaactgtttttaatgctggcatactaaacaattggtgttactttgtagatattacaatagatttggcaataaaagcaatgctgttggactttaaaagcagtgtatatggtttggcaggggcatattttgagttctgatattgggctggtttttgggctggttttattggccattgggctggttttgggctggttttattggccattgggctggttttgggctggttttgattggccattgggctggttttgtcacacagacctggcaaccctgagtacagtacagtttcggttctaaccgcaaCTGTGTTTTCATAACCCATGC encodes the following:
- the LOC124489088 gene encoding uncharacterized protein LOC124489088 yields the protein MASSTLRVSKEQFQCSICLEVFIDPVSTSCGHNFCQACINDYWNVNTVYQCPLCMETFIRRPELRVNTAFRDMVDRFTVHEVCCEDIQLSLGDMPADFSTDGFQKSIEQFKNLVDERINKLQTIADQLLKTADDFQDVHCSNTARSQRGRVTGKVGGITALTGLAMAFSPATLGGSLIVTGVGIVVGVTGGVVGAIFQKKSTTHRSEVKASIEKLVATFQTLIEPIQKKVKVIKQGLVELKRLKDLLNKVDKLKLLRAGTSGTLWLVNSVDDKGILANVDRLSKKSSSSIHNICSALRRQANSSVSLILQTNTEIKMFMKSIVVTASSYKKAVSELRELRRAFDKM
- the LOC124489094 gene encoding apolipoprotein L3-like, yielding MAGRIRRNSMEFPPDFSAERLQERIGQFKYLVHERINRLQNITDQLLKSAEEFHDVHHNNTIGSLSGNVIGAAGGITATVGLILAPFTLGASLIVTGVGIGLGVSGGVVGAVSNIKGNINRSEVKESIEKLLAEFQMLMEPIEENLKVIESDLRALKHKDQGWKIAGLSGALLGNIIRLSKLSTISLRSALRFSVVLSGLLAIVDIAFIWADARELHEMSRERRRHAKTETLKFIKSIEDTASSCQQAVNELRELGRAFDM